A single window of Irregularibacter muris DNA harbors:
- a CDS encoding RNA polymerase sigma factor, whose amino-acid sequence MFNRTRKKVKTKKEVAEFEALLKPVYSELFRFIFAMTKNKVLTDDVMQNTLVKAYESFYQLKDKEKFKSWIYTIAKNETLNAFRKFSRCKETATEDDVLYNISIHQDTMEEIMIREETKNQLGTIINQLKKEYKEVIILYYYYDLTLEEISDILGSNASTIRTRHARAKKCIYDSLIREESPKKEVNL is encoded by the coding sequence ATGTTTAATAGAACCAGAAAAAAGGTAAAAACCAAAAAGGAAGTTGCTGAATTTGAGGCTTTATTAAAACCGGTATATTCAGAACTCTTTAGGTTTATCTTTGCTATGACAAAAAATAAAGTACTCACTGATGATGTTATGCAAAATACATTGGTAAAGGCCTATGAAAGCTTTTATCAGTTAAAAGATAAAGAAAAGTTTAAATCTTGGATATATACCATTGCCAAAAATGAAACATTAAATGCCTTTAGAAAATTTAGTAGATGTAAAGAAACTGCCACAGAAGATGATGTACTATACAATATCAGTATCCACCAAGATACTATGGAAGAAATCATGATTCGGGAGGAAACCAAGAATCAGTTGGGCACCATAATCAATCAACTCAAAAAGGAATACAAGGAAGTCATCATTTTATACTATTATTATGATCTTACCCTAGAAGAAATATCGGATATTCTAGGAAGCAATGCTAGTACCATCCGTACAAGGCACGCTAGGGCCAAGAAATGTATTTATGATAGCTTAATCCGGGAAGAAAGCCCCAAAAAAGAGGTGAATTTATGA
- a CDS encoding DUF4367 domain-containing protein yields MKTYHFDQLLTEEIEKNADHLIDINSTPITPMEEHIQKLKERIDHQESQSFKKVSPYKKMIGTAASIIILSLFLSFLWQTEPVQAFKFNIIKTFIEVKDDMISIKISKNSPQEEERIEEKDTIKQTLSFEEARKKIPFSFIQANYVPEGFKPQDVEWTRYAWGEHLVVQIFRAENGAFINIIEGYNLQGLESKETMNIREDAQVKELKIDEKDILMICIEKDFTGALWYGDTASYEIAGNISEEEMIKMIKNIK; encoded by the coding sequence ATGAAAACGTATCATTTTGATCAACTACTTACAGAAGAGATAGAAAAGAATGCTGATCATCTCATAGATATAAACTCTACCCCCATTACCCCTATGGAGGAGCATATACAGAAGCTAAAGGAAAGGATTGATCATCAGGAGAGCCAATCCTTTAAAAAGGTTTCTCCTTATAAAAAGATGATAGGAACTGCCGCTTCCATCATTATTTTATCTCTATTTCTCTCTTTCTTATGGCAAACAGAACCAGTGCAAGCCTTTAAATTCAATATTATAAAAACTTTTATCGAGGTAAAGGATGATATGATATCCATCAAAATATCTAAAAACTCTCCCCAAGAGGAAGAAAGAATTGAAGAGAAAGATACCATAAAACAAACCCTCTCCTTTGAGGAGGCAAGGAAAAAAATACCCTTTTCATTTATACAGGCCAACTATGTGCCAGAGGGTTTCAAGCCCCAGGATGTAGAGTGGACTAGATATGCATGGGGAGAGCATTTAGTAGTGCAAATATTTCGGGCAGAAAATGGAGCATTTATCAATATTATTGAAGGGTATAATCTCCAAGGTTTAGAATCTAAAGAAACTATGAATATAAGAGAGGATGCCCAGGTCAAGGAACTGAAAATCGATGAAAAAGATATCTTAATGATCTGTATTGAAAAAGACTTTACCGGTGCATTATGGTATGGAGATACCGCTTCCTATGAAATCGCAGGGAATATCTCTGAGGAAGAGATGATAAAGATGATAAAAAATATAAAATAA